CCCGTCTTTTTCATCCGTGACGCCATTAAATTTCCTGATATCATTCATTCACTGAAGCCTGATCCAGCAACCAATATTCAAGATCCCTCCCGCTCTTGGGACTTTATCTCGCTTTCACCCGAGACGACCAACATGCTGATTCACCTGTATACGGATGAAGGGATTCCAGCCAATTACCGTCATATGAGGGGGTCAAGCGTTCATGCTTTCAAGTGGTATAATGCGGCAGGCAAGACGGTATATGTGAAATTGCGCTGGCAGCCAAAGCAAGGGATTAAAAATCTGTCGATAAAAGAAGCGGCCGATATTCAAAGGGAAGATTTCAATCACGCCACTCGCGATTTATATCAAGCGATTGAAAGCGGCGACTATCCAGAGTGGGATTTATTCGTTCAAGTGCTCGATCCAGCTGACATGGACGCCTTTGACTTTGATCCCCTCGATGCCACAAAGGATTGGCTGGAAGAAGATATTCCATGGGAACTGGTCGGAACGATGACCTTGAATCAAAATCCGCAAGACTTCTTTTCTGAAACGGAGTCCGTCGGCTTTAATCCTGGCGTTCTCGTCCCGGGCATGCTTCCTTCCGAAGACAAATTACTGCAGGGGCGCCTCTTCTCTTATTCAGACACCCAGCGCCACCGGTTAGGACCAAATTATGTGCAGCTGGATATTAATTCTCCTAAAAAAGAGGTGCATAATTACCAGCGGGACGGCTATATGCCGATAAAGCAGCAAAAAAGCCGGATTAATTACGAGCCAAACAGCATGGAGAATACACCAGCAGAAGCGAATCATAACCCAGAGCCGCCGCAGCCGCTAGAGGGGATGGCCAGACGGCAGCCAATTGAGAAAAACAGCCACTTCGGTCAAGCAGGCCGCATTTACCGCAGCTACGATCAAACAACGAAACAAGCGGTGCAAAAAAATATTCTCAATGATTTTCAATCCATTACAGACCGGACCATAGTAGCGCGGGCGATTGCCAATTTGTACCGTGCAGATGCCGGACTTGGCCGCGCACTGGCTAAGAAAGCGAATGTCGATATTACTCCATACCTCCATTAAAATGCCAGCAGAGAGAAGCTTCTCTCTGCTCCGGCTTAAAATATATAAAGGCTGAAACCACAATGTCCTGCTGCAGCCTGAATCATGCATTTGGATGCCGTGCTTTTCCCTTAGCCTTTGCTTCCTTGATTCATTCTTAATGCAAAAATCTTAGTGCACCTTACAGCAGGGAAAGATATAATTTTGACTATTTCACCATTTTTTCTTGTTTGACATTCTGCTGACACATTCCTCCTTTACATTATACGTATAGCAACTCATTAAAGCCCATCATTTCTGTCTATTTGATATAGGAGGAATAGTTAATTATGAAGAAAAGAACGATGTCTTATGTGATGAGCGGTGCCCTTTCCATCAGCATTCTCGGATCAGCCCATACTTATGTAGCCGCAGAAGGACCGGCTGCGGAATCAACAAAGACTGAGGCTTCTTCTATGAAATATAAGGAACGATTACAAATAAAGAAAATTAGAGATTTTTCCGATATTATTGGCGAACAAGCTAAAGCGCTAGGCATTTCCCAGCAAGGCAAAGATTTTGAGACCGTAGCGAAAGAAGTGCGGGAAACGAAAATGAAACTGCGTGCTCAAACCTATGGAATCAATACGGCGAATAAAGATTTCCGCCTATTGGCTGAAGAAGTCCGGCAAGCTGAACAGCAAATTCAAACAAAGCAGTAAATGAAAGCGAACCTGAAGCTGTCGATTGGACAGCTTCTTTCTGTTCAATATCGTATAATGAAAAGAAAAAGAGGTGAGACGGATGTCAGCTACTATATTAATCGCGGAAGACGAGCCTGCTATCAGCCAGGTCTTAAAGGCATATTTGCAAAAAGCGGACTTTCAAGTCGTGCAGGCGTTTGACGGCCAAACGGCCATCAAGCAATTTCGGGAGGCTCATCCAGCACTCGTTTTGCTGGACGTGATGATGCCTAAAGCGGACGGATGGACGGTACTTAAGACAATCAGGGAGACAAGCTCTTGCCCGGTTATTATGCTTACAGCGCTCGGTGACATCCATTACCGTCTCTCCGGTTTAAATGGAGGCGCCGATGATTACATTGCCAAGCCCTTCAATGGAGAAGAAGTTGTAGCGCGAGTGCGGGCAGTACTGAGGCGGTCGCATGAGGAGGAGAATCACTCCGCTGTCACAAACTACGGCAGCTTAACGATTGATCATTCCGCTCACAGGGTGACTGTGAAGGGAACTGAGCTTGCGTTAAGGCCGCGGGATTTATCAGTGCTGCTTTTTCTCTCTTCTCAGCCGAACCGTACGTTTACGCGGGAACAGCTGATTGAACACGTATGGGGACAGGATTATGACGGCAGCGATCGCGCGGTCGATCTCTCCATTAAACGGCTTAGAAAGTCGCTGAAGGACTGGCCAAAGGCTGAAGGAGAGATTAAAACTTTGCGGGGATTGGGGTATCAATTCTGTGTCTACGAACAGGGATAAACGCATTTCCTTATTAAAATACTGGACAACCCGCTATGTGGCCACTCTCTGTGTAGGCCTATTGGTTGTGGCCGCCATTTCTGTCGCCTGGCTTCAGCATACGATGCTGCAAAACCGCTTGGAAATATCGGAATTCATAGCGGAAGAATTAGCCAACCGGATTGCGGGAACCCAAGAGCCTTCCTTGGAATCTCCCTCGATTGATAAAAATACGCTAAAGAAACGCAACCGCTTTTTAGAATCGGAGCGGCCGCCGGCGATCTACATCACCGATGTCCGCGGCCGGGTGCTGTCAGCCAACCAGCCGGCCGCGGTTGAAGGAAAACAATCTTTCAGCAAATCCCTGCTTCAAGAAGAGCATGATGTTTTAATATTTCCAACAGATGACGCGTCGGACTCCCGCATATGGATGATCAAAAAACCGATTGAAGTCGAGGATGTCATTTTCGGGTGGGTCGTGATGCTTCAGCCTGAAAGCGAATTGACGAACAGCCAGGAGGAGTACCGTCTGCTTGCTATATTAATCGTCACGCTCGGCTTGCTGGGCTGGGCTGCTATTTATATCTTATCCCGCCGCCTGTCGAAGCCTATCAGCCAGGTTGCGGAAGCAGCTAAGCAAGTTCAGAAAGGAAATTACAATATCCGTCTCCCCGATCATATGAAAGAGCAAGAAGTGTACGATCTCGTCCACTCCTTTAAAGAAATGGCCCAGAAGCTTCAGCAGCTTGAGGCATTAAGAGCTGAGCTGCTGGCTGGCGTCACCCATGAATTAAAAACGCCGGTCACCTCAATCAGCGGCTTGCTGCAAGCGGTAAAAGACGGCATTGTTACCGGCGAAGAAGCGAAGGAATTTGTGGATGTTTCGTTAAAGGAAACCGCCAAAATGCAAAAGATGATTAATGATTTACTGGAATTCAATTCCTTTGCGGCAAACGCCCTGCCGGTTTCCGCTGAAAAGCATGAGGTCAATGAGCTGATCCGCGACATTGTCCACCAATGGAAAATCGGCCAGGAGCTTGAGCATCTCCATGTCCGCTTATCGCTTCTGGAGAAGGAGCGGGTTATTTATACAGATTCCATCCGGCTTCAGCAGATTATGATCAATTTATTAAATAACGCGCACCACGCTCTCGATGCAGAGGGTACGATTGCCATTGAGCTGTCTGATCAGGAAAACGGCCGCCTCGAAATTGCTGTTAAAGACAGCGGCACCGGTATACCGCAAGCGGAACAGGAATTAGTCTTCGAACGCTTTTACCGCGGAGATAATAAAAAATTCAAAGTGCGCGGGCTCGGCCTGGGACTTCCGTTCAGCAAATTGCTGGCAAGAGCCCTAGGCGGCGACTTGATATTAAAAGAAAGCTCACCAGCCGGAACGACCTTTGTGATCCAATTGCCGCTCGCTGACTCGTAAAACTCCAAAAGAACCCGCGCTGCTGACAAGAGGAGCGAAGCAAGATTCAAAAAAGAAAAGCCATCTCAGCCTTCTGGGGCTGAAATGGCTTTTCTTTATGCTTCTGCTTCAAATGTTTGACAATCCGTTTCCTTGCTGGTGGATGCTGTCTTTCCTTTATGGCTGACTACGTATATCGCATCCGCCGCACATTTATTGCCTTGCTCCCAATACATACAGTTATTCACTTCACATAACACATCTTTCGCCAATGGATCACACCCCCTCTTCTGATAGGCTGTCCATTTCCACTCTGACTGATTCCTGTCAAAAAACGGCGGCAGGAAGAAGCGATTTCTGCTGCCAATGATCATTTTTGCCGATTTACCTAAAAAAGGCTGATCCATTTTTCTTTTGGATCAGCCTGCGCTTACATTATTTTATGCCGTTTTCAACCTCTTTAATCATTTCTGAAACAGATTGCAAACCGCCGCTGGATAAGTACCAGTAGTTCGGATCAAGATAGACAACGTTTTTATTTTTATAAGCTTTTGTATTTTTCACTAGCTCGTTTTCTACCACTTGCTTAGCGGAGGATTGGCCGCCAACAACCGCTCCCCGGTCAATGACAAATAAGTAGTCAGGATTTTGCTCCACGATGTATTCAAAGGAAATACTTTGTCCGTGTCTGGACACTTCAATGTTTTTATCTGCAGGAGCTATGCCCAGTTCATCATGGATGAAACCAAAGCGGGAACCCGGGCCGAAGGCGCTCACTTTGCCGTCATTAGCTAAAATTACCAAACCTTTTTTATCTGTTTTAGACGCCTTGTCCTGCTCCTGCTTGATGCTGTCTTGAATAGACGCCAGCTCTTTCTTCACTTGCTCTTCTTTGCCGAAGATTTTTCCTAATGTCTTCGCGTTCTCTTCAAATGATTTCATATAATTGTTTGGATCCAGCTCCAAATAAATTGTAGGGGCGATTTCAGCGAATTGATCGTAGAGATCCGATTGCCGAGTTGAAAGGATGATAAGATCCGGTTTAAGAGCGTGAATTTTTTCGAAATCAGGCTCTTTCAAGGCCCCCAGGTTTTCATATTTGTCCTCTTTATATTTAGATAAATACGATGGAACGATCTGCTTTGGAAGACCTGCCACTTCAACCCCCAGCTTATCCAAAGTATCAAGCGATCCGAAGTCAAAGACTACCACTTTCTCTGGATTTTTCTTTACGGGCGTTTCTCCAAATTTATGCTTAACTGTTATTTCTTCTTCATCTTTTTTCTTTGCTTGATCGTCTTGTGCGCCTGAGCTACAAGCGGCGGCAACGAGCAGAAATAAAGCGGCGACAAAAACCATAGACAACTTTTTCCACATATCTAGACACCTCGTTAAGTTATTTAAAATATACACAAATTTTGCAGTTGTTCACTGTCTCAATATTCATATCCATATCATAGATGTTTTGCAGTACATTTCGGTCCATCATCTGATCAACGGACCCTTGATTAATGACTTTCCCGTCCTTTAAGGCGACGATATAATCAGAATAGCAAGACGCGAAGTTAATATCATGAATAACGATGACAACGGTCTTTCCTAATTCATTCGTTAACCTTCTCAGCACTTTCATAATCTGAACGGAATGCTTCATATCCAGATTATTCAGCGGTTCATCAAGCAGAACATATTCCGTATCCTGCGCGATCACCATCGAAATAAAGGCTCGCTGGCGCTGGCCGCCGCTCAATTGATCGAGGTATTTATCCTGAAGATCTTCAAGCTCCATATAGCGGATCGCTTCATCTACATGCTTCCAATCTTCTTTCTTCAGCTTGCCTTGGGAATAAGGAAAACGGCCGAAGGAAACGAGGTCGCGAACAGTTAAACGAAGGTTTAAATGATTGGTCTGTTTTAAGATCGCCACCTTCTTCGCCAGCTCTTTACTCTTTGCCCTGCTGACGTCTTCGCCGTCGATCAGAATATCCCCCTGATCTTTCGTAATCAAGCGGCTGATCATAGATAAAAGTGTACTTTTCCCTGCCCCGTTTGGGCCGATAAAAGAAGTGATTTTGCCTTTAGGAATATTAACAGACACCTGGTCAACCACTGCTTTGCTACCGTATAACTTCGAAACCTCTTTAACTTCTACCATTGTTTATTCTCCTTTAGCAGTAAATAGATAAAATACACACCGCCGATAAAGTTGATGATGACACTTAGCGTTGTACTGAACATAAACACTCTTTCCACTACCAGCTGACCGCCAACAAGAGCGATGATGCTGATGAAAATAGAGCCTGCCAATAAATATGTATGCTTATACGTTCGAAACATTTCGTACGTCACATTGACAACCAGCAAGCCAAGAAAAGTGATGGGACCTACGAGCGCAGTAGCTACAGAAATCAGGATAGCCACGACGATCAGCAGCCTTTTCACAATATAATCATAATCCACTCCAAGATTGACGGCGTGATCTTTTCCCAGCGACAGCACATCCAAATATTTCATAAAGCGCATAAAGTATAAAGTAACAAGAAAGACGGCCGCGACCGCTAAATACAAGACATCTGTCTGCACGTTATTAAAGCTGGCAAACATCCGATCCTGAATGATTTGGAACTCATTAGGATCAATCAATACTTGCATAAAAGTAGAGAAACTTTGGAAAAACGTGCCGAAGATTAAGCCGATAAGCAAAAGAAAGTAGATATTTTCTCCTTCTCTTTTAAACAGCACCTTGTAAAGAACGCCAGCGAAGAAGACCATCAGCACGACCGAAATGACAAAATTGACTTGCTTTGTCATCCACGTTAAATGGGCGACGCCAAAGGCGAAAACAAGCACCGTTTGAATCAGCATATATAAGGCATCAAGTCCTAAAATGCTCGGCGTTAAAATTCGGTTATTCGTTATGGTTTGGAATATCAGTGTCGCGAAGGCAATCGATGCTCCCGTCAAAATAATCGCGAACACTTTCAGCCCCCGTTTAGGCAAGGCGTACTCCCAATTGTATCCAAGATCCAAAAACAGAAACAACAGTGTGGCAATGAGCGCAATCGCCGAAAGGATCAGTATTTTCTTTTTTTCAGTCATAAGCCCTTCTCCTCATCAGCAAGTAAATAAAGATGCCGCTTCCAATGACCCCCACCGTTAATCCAATTGGGATCTCGTAAGGATAGATGATGATCCGTCCGAGAATATCACAGAACAGAACAAAAACCGCTCCGAGCAGCGCCGTATGCGACAAGCTCTTCTTTAAATGATCGCCTTGGTAAATCGTGACGATATTCGGCACAATCAGCCCTAAAAACGGGATCAGCCCCACTGTTAAGACGACAAGCGTAGACGATAAAGCGACAATTGTCAGTCCGATATTAACGGCCTGCTTGTAGTTCAAGCCAAGATTGACGGAAAATTCCTCCCCCATCCCCGCCACCGTGAAGCGGTCGGCGAATAAATAAGCGAGAATGAGCAACGGAATACTGATATACAGCATTTCATACCGCCCTTTAATTACCATGGAGAAATCGCCTTGAAGCCAGCCGGATATGTTTTGAATCAGATCATATTTATAAGCGAAAAACGTAGAGATTGAACTTAAAATATTCCCAAACATCAGTCCGACAAGCGGAATAAAAATCGCGTCTTTCATTTTAATTTTGTCCAGGATCTTCATAAACAGGAAGGTTCCCGCTAACGCGAACACAAAGGCGACCAGCATCTTCTGCAGCGGAGTAGCGGAAGTAAACAGAAGCAGCGAGACCAGGATCCCCAGCTTGGCTGAATCCATCGTTCCAGCAGTCGTCGGTGAAACGAACTTATTTCTGCTTAGCTGCTGCATAATCAAACCGCTGATGCTGAGGCTCATACCGGCAATGATAATACTGATTAGACGGGGAATCCGGCTTTCCCAAACAATTTGCGTCTGCTCATTCGTCAAATCGAATAGATCCAGCGGAGAAATATGGGTCACTCCGATAAACAATGAAAGAATTGATAAAACAATAAGAGCAATGAATAAGTATCTTTTTTTCATAACATATCCTTAACTTTTCTCTATAAAGAGTTTTTCAGCTAATCCATCAGTAGAAAATGAGATTCATTATCATTATACATCAAAAAAATAGAGCTGTCCTTTCCTGTTATTGGTGAAGCTAGCATTCGATCAAGCGGCGCCGCTTCCCTTCAGAATCAAATTGTTTAAGTGGGGGAAGAGGGCTCTCTTTCCAACTTGCAGTAACATTCTCCTGATGACAGCTTTTCGAACACATTTTACCTAATCTATATGGAGTTATGCAAGTATACATAGAGAGAAAAGCGGATATTGGAAAAAAACTTGTCTATCATTTCTCCTTTCCTCATTTAATTGAAAACCTTTCTCACCAGCATTATAAATGATAACGATTATCAAAGTCAATAGCCTTTTCCTTCTGACGGAATATTTATAATTTTCAAAACAGATGGGGTATTGTATGATGAAGTTGATGCAAAAGCAAAGGGGGATCCACACTATGAATCAATTAGCCTCCCTTCTTGTCCGCGCCCGCAAATGGATACTTTCGCTGTGGATCGTCGCCGCCCTGGCGATGGGATATTTCGCTCTGCAGCTGCCTTCTTTATTAGAGGGCGATGGGTTTCGAACAGACGGAGAGTATGAAGAGGTGCAAAAAGAATTAAGCGAGACATTTGATTTCCCAGAATCGTCCATAATGATTTTATTTAAAAAAAGCGAAGACGATTCAGAGAATGAATTTAGAGAAAGAATCAGCACCCTGCTGAACCGCATAGAAGATCAGAGCCCGGAGACAGCGATCCAGTCTCCCTTAAAGAATCCTGAGTACATGAAACCAGATGTGGCTTATGCCACCGTTCAATATGACAAGAAAGCAGAAGAAATGTCCCCTGTCATCGAGGATATCAAGAGCATTACTAAGGAAGAAGAAGGCGTGACAATCACCGGCATGCCCGTTCTGACGCAAGACATCAATCAAGCCAGCCAGGATGATTTAAAACGAGCGGAATTGATCGGGCTGCCTGTTGCCCTGCTTGTTTTATTATTTGCGTTCGGCACAGCGGCCGCCTCTCTCCTGCCTCTTCTAGTGGGCGGCATCACGATCATGATCAGCTTCGGTTTGCTGACGTTTATCGGGAGGCAAGTCGACTTAGCGATCTTCATTTTAAATATTGCTCCGATGATCGGGTTAGCTCTCTCCATTGATTTCTCCCTGCTGTTTATCAACCGCTATAAAGAAGAAATCAAGAAACAGCCTAAGAAAGACGCGCTGATCACCACCATTCAAACGGCTGGCCACTCCATCATTTTTTCAGCCATCTGCGTCTTTATCGGCCTTGGATCGATGATGGTGATCGAAGTAGATATTTTCAAGAATGTCGCGATCGGCGGAATGGTGGTGATCGCCGTTGCGGTGCTCGGCTCTTTAACTTTACTTCCGGCGATGCTGTACATGCTCGGGGACCGGATACACAAATGGCGGATCATCCGCTCCATCGGCGATGGCAGCGCTCGCTGGCGCCAATTTGCTCACGGTGTAATGAAGCGCCCCGCACTTATTTCCATCGCAGCACTCGCTATATTAATGGCGGGCATCCTGCCGGTGAAACATATGAACTTATCCATCCCAACGACGGATTCTCTGCCCGAGCATTTTGAATCACGAATCGCTTTTGAGACAATTGAAGAGGAATTCATGAAGCAAAATAAAAGCACTATTTACGCCATTGCTGAACGTCAAGACGGCTGGCTGAATGAAGCCGGGCTCCGGGAAATGAAAGAGCTGCAAAAGGCATTTCATGAGGAAGAAGCCGTCCAGGAAATCGATACGGTTTTTACTGCCAGCAAAGTGACGGAGCCCCAAGAGCTGGCGGCCGCTCTTAAGCAGCCGCAAATGAGAAAACAGCTTGAACCGGCAATCCAGCCTTTCGTCCGGGAAAACCAGCTCCTGATCCCGATTCACTTAAATGTTGAAGGCAGTGCTGAAAAAGCGCAGGATCTTGCCCGCAAATGGAGCGAGAAGAATTGGCCGGTTGAGTTGCATTTTGGCGGGCAGCCAAAGTTCAACCAGGAAATTTATGATGAAATTTATGACAAAATCGGTCTAGCCTTGGCGATCATTTTCGTCTCCACCTTCATCATCCTAATGCTCGCTTTCCGCTCGGTGGTCATCCCTTTGAAAGCGATTCTTATGAATGTCGTCGGTTTAACCTCCACCTTTGGGATTCTCGTGTGGATATTCCAAGGAGGACATTTCGGATTGAATGAAATGGATATCTCCTTAATTCTTCCCGTGCTCGTATTCAGCCTGGTTTTTGGCTTAAGCATGGATTATGAAGTCTTTCTGATTTCCCGCATACGCGAATTCTATTTGCAGACAGGCGACAATACAAATGCCACCGTGGAAGGACTGGCCAGCACGAGCAAGGTGATCACTTCTGCGGCGCTTATTATGATTGTTATTACCGGTGCCTTCGCCTTTACCGGCGTCGTACCCGTTAAACAAATCGGCATCGGGATCGCTTTAGCGATTGCCATCGATGCCACCATCATCCGTTTACTGCTCGTTCCCAGCCTGATGAAGCTTTTGGGCAATTGGAACTGGTGGTATCCTTTTGGCCGGACGAGAGCTCCGTCCGCCTCCAGCCAGCAGATGAAAAATCAATAATTCAATGAAAAGAAACGCCATCCTTTCACAGATGGCGTTTCCCCGATTAATGAGCAGTTGGATTTCCTTGTGCAGGGGCATAGGCTTGCGTCATTTGCTGCATATCCTGCTGCGAGAATTGCGGCACTTGATAATAATGATGCTTATTTTGGTAAATGGACAATTCATACGCCATTTCAATGCAATTCGGAATAGAGTCGGCAAGCACACGGCGAACGACTGGGTTCGTTACTTCACACGCAGCCATTGCTTTCATGCCGGCCGTAGATTTCACAGCTCCAAGCATTAAGCCTGAAACCGTTTCATCATTAATTTCGGAAACAGATTGTAGCGGCTTCTTCGGCTGGGTTGGCGTAAGTCCGTAAATAAAGTCATTATTTTGCGTCATCTGGTAGCTTTGCGTTGGCACCTTCGGATCCTGCCCCGTGCGGAAACAGTCCACTGTCGTATTGTACTCCTGCTGCATAAATTGGTACTGACGGTCAAGAATATTTAATAATTCTTGATCCTGAATATGCTCGCGCAGCAAACAATACTGATTCATTACTCCGATGGAACCGGAAAGGACTTCATGCACATCCATTACTTCATGACCGCCATGGTTCATCTGCGGCGCCACTGTACCCGTGTGCATGTTTTGATGAGTTTGACCGTTTTGTTG
The Bacillus xiapuensis DNA segment above includes these coding regions:
- a CDS encoding catalase; the protein is MKNRMTTNQGTPVYDNQNTKTAGRRGPALLEDYQLIEKLAHFDRERIPERVVHARGAGAHGVFVVKNSMKKYTCADFLQEAGQTTPVFARFSTVIHGKHSPETVRDPRGFAVKFYTEEGNYDFVGNNLPVFFIRDAIKFPDIIHSLKPDPATNIQDPSRSWDFISLSPETTNMLIHLYTDEGIPANYRHMRGSSVHAFKWYNAAGKTVYVKLRWQPKQGIKNLSIKEAADIQREDFNHATRDLYQAIESGDYPEWDLFVQVLDPADMDAFDFDPLDATKDWLEEDIPWELVGTMTLNQNPQDFFSETESVGFNPGVLVPGMLPSEDKLLQGRLFSYSDTQRHRLGPNYVQLDINSPKKEVHNYQRDGYMPIKQQKSRINYEPNSMENTPAEANHNPEPPQPLEGMARRQPIEKNSHFGQAGRIYRSYDQTTKQAVQKNILNDFQSITDRTIVARAIANLYRADAGLGRALAKKANVDITPYLH
- a CDS encoding response regulator transcription factor, coding for MSATILIAEDEPAISQVLKAYLQKADFQVVQAFDGQTAIKQFREAHPALVLLDVMMPKADGWTVLKTIRETSSCPVIMLTALGDIHYRLSGLNGGADDYIAKPFNGEEVVARVRAVLRRSHEEENHSAVTNYGSLTIDHSAHRVTVKGTELALRPRDLSVLLFLSSQPNRTFTREQLIEHVWGQDYDGSDRAVDLSIKRLRKSLKDWPKAEGEIKTLRGLGYQFCVYEQG
- a CDS encoding HAMP domain-containing sensor histidine kinase; this translates as MSTNRDKRISLLKYWTTRYVATLCVGLLVVAAISVAWLQHTMLQNRLEISEFIAEELANRIAGTQEPSLESPSIDKNTLKKRNRFLESERPPAIYITDVRGRVLSANQPAAVEGKQSFSKSLLQEEHDVLIFPTDDASDSRIWMIKKPIEVEDVIFGWVVMLQPESELTNSQEEYRLLAILIVTLGLLGWAAIYILSRRLSKPISQVAEAAKQVQKGNYNIRLPDHMKEQEVYDLVHSFKEMAQKLQQLEALRAELLAGVTHELKTPVTSISGLLQAVKDGIVTGEEAKEFVDVSLKETAKMQKMINDLLEFNSFAANALPVSAEKHEVNELIRDIVHQWKIGQELEHLHVRLSLLEKERVIYTDSIRLQQIMINLLNNAHHALDAEGTIAIELSDQENGRLEIAVKDSGTGIPQAEQELVFERFYRGDNKKFKVRGLGLGLPFSKLLARALGGDLILKESSPAGTTFVIQLPLADS
- a CDS encoding DUF1540 domain-containing protein — translated: MAKDVLCEVNNCMYWEQGNKCAADAIYVVSHKGKTASTSKETDCQTFEAEA
- a CDS encoding siderophore ABC transporter substrate-binding protein, coding for MWKKLSMVFVAALFLLVAAACSSGAQDDQAKKKDEEEITVKHKFGETPVKKNPEKVVVFDFGSLDTLDKLGVEVAGLPKQIVPSYLSKYKEDKYENLGALKEPDFEKIHALKPDLIILSTRQSDLYDQFAEIAPTIYLELDPNNYMKSFEENAKTLGKIFGKEEQVKKELASIQDSIKQEQDKASKTDKKGLVILANDGKVSAFGPGSRFGFIHDELGIAPADKNIEVSRHGQSISFEYIVEQNPDYLFVIDRGAVVGGQSSAKQVVENELVKNTKAYKNKNVVYLDPNYWYLSSGGLQSVSEMIKEVENGIK
- a CDS encoding iron ABC transporter ATP-binding protein, giving the protein MVEVKEVSKLYGSKAVVDQVSVNIPKGKITSFIGPNGAGKSTLLSMISRLITKDQGDILIDGEDVSRAKSKELAKKVAILKQTNHLNLRLTVRDLVSFGRFPYSQGKLKKEDWKHVDEAIRYMELEDLQDKYLDQLSGGQRQRAFISMVIAQDTEYVLLDEPLNNLDMKHSVQIMKVLRRLTNELGKTVVIVIHDINFASCYSDYIVALKDGKVINQGSVDQMMDRNVLQNIYDMDMNIETVNNCKICVYFK
- a CDS encoding iron chelate uptake ABC transporter family permease subunit → MTEKKKILILSAIALIATLLFLFLDLGYNWEYALPKRGLKVFAIILTGASIAFATLIFQTITNNRILTPSILGLDALYMLIQTVLVFAFGVAHLTWMTKQVNFVISVVLMVFFAGVLYKVLFKREGENIYFLLLIGLIFGTFFQSFSTFMQVLIDPNEFQIIQDRMFASFNNVQTDVLYLAVAAVFLVTLYFMRFMKYLDVLSLGKDHAVNLGVDYDYIVKRLLIVVAILISVATALVGPITFLGLLVVNVTYEMFRTYKHTYLLAGSIFISIIALVGGQLVVERVFMFSTTLSVIINFIGGVYFIYLLLKENKQW
- a CDS encoding ABC transporter permease gives rise to the protein MKKRYLFIALIVLSILSLFIGVTHISPLDLFDLTNEQTQIVWESRIPRLISIIIAGMSLSISGLIMQQLSRNKFVSPTTAGTMDSAKLGILVSLLLFTSATPLQKMLVAFVFALAGTFLFMKILDKIKMKDAIFIPLVGLMFGNILSSISTFFAYKYDLIQNISGWLQGDFSMVIKGRYEMLYISIPLLILAYLFADRFTVAGMGEEFSVNLGLNYKQAVNIGLTIVALSSTLVVLTVGLIPFLGLIVPNIVTIYQGDHLKKSLSHTALLGAVFVLFCDILGRIIIYPYEIPIGLTVGVIGSGIFIYLLMRRRAYD
- a CDS encoding MMPL family transporter — its product is MNQLASLLVRARKWILSLWIVAALAMGYFALQLPSLLEGDGFRTDGEYEEVQKELSETFDFPESSIMILFKKSEDDSENEFRERISTLLNRIEDQSPETAIQSPLKNPEYMKPDVAYATVQYDKKAEEMSPVIEDIKSITKEEEGVTITGMPVLTQDINQASQDDLKRAELIGLPVALLVLLFAFGTAAASLLPLLVGGITIMISFGLLTFIGRQVDLAIFILNIAPMIGLALSIDFSLLFINRYKEEIKKQPKKDALITTIQTAGHSIIFSAICVFIGLGSMMVIEVDIFKNVAIGGMVVIAVAVLGSLTLLPAMLYMLGDRIHKWRIIRSIGDGSARWRQFAHGVMKRPALISIAALAILMAGILPVKHMNLSIPTTDSLPEHFESRIAFETIEEEFMKQNKSTIYAIAERQDGWLNEAGLREMKELQKAFHEEEAVQEIDTVFTASKVTEPQELAAALKQPQMRKQLEPAIQPFVRENQLLIPIHLNVEGSAEKAQDLARKWSEKNWPVELHFGGQPKFNQEIYDEIYDKIGLALAIIFVSTFIILMLAFRSVVIPLKAILMNVVGLTSTFGILVWIFQGGHFGLNEMDISLILPVLVFSLVFGLSMDYEVFLISRIREFYLQTGDNTNATVEGLASTSKVITSAALIMIVITGAFAFTGVVPVKQIGIGIALAIAIDATIIRLLLVPSLMKLLGNWNWWYPFGRTRAPSASSQQMKNQ
- a CDS encoding spore coat protein; its protein translation is MQIQQNGQTHQNMHTGTVAPQMNHGGHEVMDVHEVLSGSIGVMNQYCLLREHIQDQELLNILDRQYQFMQQEYNTTVDCFRTGQDPKVPTQSYQMTQNNDFIYGLTPTQPKKPLQSVSEINDETVSGLMLGAVKSTAGMKAMAACEVTNPVVRRVLADSIPNCIEMAYELSIYQNKHHYYQVPQFSQQDMQQMTQAYAPAQGNPTAH